One window from the genome of Mumia sp. ZJ1417 encodes:
- a CDS encoding RNA polymerase sigma factor has protein sequence MVPALSAYEEAERAARTSYGRLLALLAAPTGDLAAAEDALADAFERALATWPERGVPANPEAWLLTAGRNRLRDLYRTAAYRTSAPLEEGPEEAGSGSGHSTADASEIPDGRLALMFVCAHPAIDPAVRTPLMLQTVLGLDARRIAEAYVVPTSTMAQRLVRAKRRIRDARIPFVVPGTDAMPARLPAVLEAVYGAYAIDWAAVPSTTLRASTAGEAHYLAVLLAALMPDEPEVLGLASLVALSLARADARTSDEGRFVPLDAQDVDRWDAALISQGEDLLGRASVRGGAVPGRFQLEAAIQSVHCARARTSRTDWPTLLKLHRALVRLVPTLGARVALAAVTGRVDGPEAGLTLLDAIDDEGARRFQPAWATRAHLLAQAGRREEADAAYAKAISLTTDHPTREHLAARRAEGS, from the coding sequence GTGGTACCAGCCCTGAGCGCGTACGAGGAGGCCGAGCGGGCGGCGCGTACCTCGTACGGTCGCCTGCTCGCCCTCCTTGCCGCGCCGACCGGTGACCTCGCCGCGGCGGAGGACGCGCTCGCCGACGCGTTCGAGCGGGCGCTGGCGACCTGGCCGGAGCGGGGAGTGCCCGCGAACCCGGAGGCGTGGCTGCTCACGGCCGGACGCAACCGGCTGCGCGACCTCTATCGGACGGCGGCGTACCGGACGTCGGCGCCGCTGGAGGAGGGGCCGGAGGAGGCCGGCTCGGGCTCCGGTCACTCGACCGCTGACGCCAGCGAGATCCCAGACGGGCGGCTGGCGCTGATGTTCGTGTGCGCGCACCCGGCGATCGACCCCGCGGTACGTACGCCGCTGATGCTCCAGACGGTCCTCGGCCTCGACGCCCGGCGGATCGCCGAGGCGTACGTCGTCCCCACGAGCACGATGGCGCAGCGGCTCGTACGGGCCAAGCGGCGCATCCGCGACGCCCGGATCCCCTTCGTCGTCCCCGGCACGGATGCCATGCCGGCGCGGCTTCCCGCCGTGCTCGAGGCGGTGTACGGCGCGTACGCGATCGACTGGGCAGCCGTCCCGAGCACGACGCTGCGGGCCTCCACGGCGGGGGAGGCGCACTACCTCGCCGTGCTCCTTGCCGCCCTGATGCCCGACGAGCCGGAGGTGCTCGGGCTCGCCTCGCTGGTCGCCCTGTCGCTCGCGCGGGCCGACGCGCGCACGAGCGACGAGGGCCGCTTCGTGCCGCTCGACGCGCAGGACGTCGACCGGTGGGACGCCGCGCTGATCTCGCAGGGGGAGGACCTTCTCGGCCGGGCGTCCGTACGAGGTGGCGCCGTGCCCGGGCGGTTCCAGCTGGAGGCGGCGATCCAGTCCGTCCACTGCGCGCGGGCGCGTACGAGTCGGACCGACTGGCCGACGCTGCTCAAGCTCCACCGCGCGCTCGTGCGCCTCGTACCGACGCTCGGCGCCCGCGTCGCGCTGGCCGCGGTGACCGGTCGCGTCGACGGACCCGAGGCGGGGCTCACGCTGCTGGACGCGATCGACGACGAGGGCGCGCGCCGGTTCCAGCCGGCGTGGGCGACGCGGGCGCACCTGCTCGCGCAGGCCGGGCGCAGGGAGGAGGCGGATGCCGCGTACGCAAAGGCGATCTCGCTCACCACCGACCACCCCACCCGCGAGCATCTCGCGGCCCGCCGCGCCGAAGGCTCGTGA
- a CDS encoding ribbon-helix-helix domain-containing protein, which produces MKTAISIPDPLFARIDAKAAEQGLSRSAFFATAAERYLDELSHDDLTRRIDVFFATEGTDPRDAVVVEYGRARLAADAEGW; this is translated from the coding sequence GTGAAGACCGCCATCTCTATTCCTGACCCGCTCTTCGCGCGCATCGACGCCAAGGCCGCCGAGCAGGGTCTCTCGCGCTCGGCGTTCTTCGCCACAGCGGCCGAGCGCTACCTGGACGAGCTCAGCCATGACGACCTGACCCGCAGGATCGACGTGTTCTTCGCGACCGAAGGCACCGACCCGCGCGATGCGGTCGTGGTCGAGTACGGCAGGGCACGTCTCGCCGCCGACGCCGAAGGCTGGTGA
- a CDS encoding dolichyl-phosphate-mannose--protein mannosyltransferase — protein MSVSVDHPPAVEPLGRTREGARLPLLAERFRPRIAGAPRLVGWLAPLAIALLAFAARVWRLEYPSRLLFDETYYAKDAWSLLNFGYAQDWLEDANAQVEAGQTTGLWTGEPTQVVHPEVGKWMIAIGEHLFGMTSFGWRISAAVVGALTVLVLARMVRRMTGSTTLGCLAGLLLAVDGVHFVMSRLALLDVFLAFWLVCALACVVADRDWGRARLARRVSHSASAHTEDIAGFGPVRMLLLRPWRLAAGVCFGLAIGTKWSALYVLAVVGVAVWVLDALDRNALGVRGAWWRSMIVDGLPAFVSLVLVALVVYVLTWMGFLINHEVFEARFGHGYGDAPPWGSYLDGGDKGPLGEAWQALRSLWHYHQMVYSFHTGDYLAGKSHPYQSDPWGWLVLNRPVGVDAQTDLPASTAGCDATGGSTCLRQILILGNPVIWWGGLLALGASLWLWIRERDWRFGLLVLVVASAWLPWFAYDDRPIFLFYATAFIPFTCAAIALVAGRLLRASRRSRRSWWGPVALGAYVAVALVCFAFFFPIWTDMLVTHEEWLHRMWFARWI, from the coding sequence GTGTCCGTGTCCGTCGACCACCCGCCGGCCGTCGAGCCGTTGGGCCGTACGCGCGAGGGTGCCCGTCTGCCGCTGCTGGCCGAGCGCTTCCGCCCCCGCATCGCGGGCGCGCCGCGACTGGTCGGATGGCTCGCGCCCCTCGCGATCGCCCTGCTCGCCTTCGCCGCCCGCGTGTGGCGCCTGGAGTACCCGTCGCGTCTGCTGTTCGACGAGACCTACTACGCCAAGGACGCGTGGTCGCTGCTCAACTTCGGCTACGCCCAGGACTGGCTCGAGGACGCGAACGCCCAAGTCGAGGCCGGCCAGACGACCGGGCTGTGGACCGGGGAGCCGACACAGGTCGTCCACCCCGAGGTGGGCAAGTGGATGATCGCGATCGGCGAGCACCTCTTCGGGATGACCTCGTTCGGCTGGCGCATCTCCGCCGCGGTGGTCGGCGCGCTGACGGTTCTCGTGCTCGCCCGCATGGTGCGCCGCATGACGGGCTCGACCACGCTGGGCTGCCTGGCCGGGCTTCTGCTGGCCGTCGACGGAGTCCACTTCGTGATGTCGCGGCTCGCCCTGCTCGACGTCTTCCTCGCGTTCTGGCTGGTGTGCGCGCTCGCGTGCGTAGTGGCCGACCGCGACTGGGGCCGCGCACGCCTCGCCCGACGCGTCTCTCATTCGGCCAGCGCACACACCGAGGACATCGCCGGGTTCGGCCCCGTACGCATGCTCCTCCTGCGGCCGTGGCGCCTCGCGGCCGGCGTGTGCTTCGGGCTGGCGATCGGCACGAAGTGGAGCGCGCTGTACGTCCTCGCCGTCGTGGGCGTCGCGGTCTGGGTGCTCGACGCGCTCGACCGCAACGCCCTCGGCGTGCGAGGGGCGTGGTGGCGCTCGATGATCGTCGACGGGCTGCCGGCGTTCGTGTCGCTGGTCCTGGTCGCGCTCGTCGTCTACGTGCTGACGTGGATGGGCTTCCTCATCAACCACGAGGTCTTCGAGGCGCGGTTCGGCCACGGGTACGGGGACGCGCCACCATGGGGCAGCTATCTCGACGGCGGCGACAAGGGCCCTCTCGGTGAGGCGTGGCAGGCGCTGCGGTCCCTGTGGCACTACCACCAGATGGTCTACTCGTTCCACACCGGCGACTACCTCGCCGGCAAGTCGCACCCCTACCAGTCCGACCCGTGGGGATGGCTCGTCCTCAACCGGCCGGTCGGGGTCGACGCCCAGACCGACCTGCCCGCCTCGACCGCGGGGTGCGACGCGACCGGCGGCTCCACATGTCTGCGGCAGATCCTCATCCTCGGCAACCCCGTGATCTGGTGGGGCGGGCTGCTCGCGCTCGGAGCGTCGCTCTGGCTGTGGATCCGTGAGCGTGACTGGCGCTTCGGGCTTCTCGTGCTCGTGGTCGCTTCCGCCTGGCTGCCGTGGTTCGCCTACGACGACCGTCCGATCTTCCTGTTCTACGCGACGGCGTTCATCCCGTTCACCTGCGCGGCGATCGCCCTCGTGGCCGGACGCCTCCTGCGGGCGTCGCGGCGCAGCCGGCGGAGCTGGTGGGGTCCGGTGGCGCTCGGCGCGTACGTCGCGGTCGCCCTGGTGTGCTTCGCGTTCTTCTTCCCGATCTGGACCGACATGCTCGTCACGCACGAGGAGTGGCTGCACCGCATGTGGTTCGCACGCTGGATCTGA
- the rsmI gene encoding 16S rRNA (cytidine(1402)-2'-O)-methyltransferase, protein MLILAATPIGNPADASSRLRDLLATADVVAAEDTRRLRRLATDLDVRISGRVVSYFEGNEARRTPELVADLEAGRTVLLVTDAGMPSVSDPGYRLVAAAVEAGLDVTTAPGPSAALAALAVSGLPVDRFTFEGFLPRKTGERYRALAALADEPRTMVFFESPHRTHETLEAMAAALGRDRRGAVCRELTKTYEEVRRGTLEELLVWARPGEEERVRGEITIVVEGASPRSYDEETLRAMVADRERSGLSRKDAIAEVARETGVRRRAVFELVHH, encoded by the coding sequence GTGCTGATCCTCGCCGCCACGCCCATCGGGAACCCCGCGGACGCCTCGTCCCGGCTCCGCGACCTCCTCGCGACCGCCGACGTCGTCGCGGCGGAGGACACCCGGCGCCTCCGGCGGCTCGCGACCGACCTCGACGTACGGATCAGCGGACGCGTCGTCTCGTACTTCGAGGGCAACGAGGCTCGCCGTACGCCGGAGCTGGTCGCCGACCTCGAGGCCGGCCGTACGGTGCTGCTGGTCACTGACGCGGGCATGCCGAGCGTCTCCGACCCCGGCTACCGCCTCGTGGCCGCGGCGGTCGAGGCCGGGCTGGACGTCACGACGGCTCCGGGCCCGTCGGCCGCCCTGGCCGCGCTCGCCGTCTCGGGGTTGCCGGTGGACCGGTTCACCTTCGAAGGCTTCCTCCCGCGCAAGACGGGCGAACGCTACCGCGCGCTCGCCGCGCTGGCCGACGAGCCGCGCACCATGGTCTTCTTCGAGTCGCCGCACCGCACCCACGAGACGCTCGAGGCGATGGCGGCTGCGCTCGGCCGGGACAGACGTGGTGCGGTCTGCCGCGAGCTGACCAAGACGTACGAAGAGGTGCGGCGCGGCACCCTCGAGGAGCTCCTCGTGTGGGCTCGCCCCGGCGAGGAGGAGCGCGTCCGGGGTGAGATCACGATCGTCGTCGAGGGGGCCTCACCCCGCTCCTACGACGAGGAGACCCTGCGCGCGATGGTGGCCGACCGCGAGCGGTCAGGGCTGTCGCGCAAGGACGCGATCGCGGAGGTCGCCCGCGAGACGGGGGTCAGGCGGCGCGCGGTCTTCGAGCTCGTCCACCACTGA
- a CDS encoding type II toxin-antitoxin system PemK/MazF family toxin produces the protein MIRRGDVHWVDLGPPHSSAPALRRPVLIVSSDGFNASRIATVVVAALTSHLRLASMPGNVFVSRAATGLPKDSVVNVSQLATLDKSDVGERAGALTPILLAEVDDGIRLLLGV, from the coding sequence GTGATCCGTCGCGGCGACGTGCACTGGGTCGATCTCGGTCCGCCGCACTCCAGCGCGCCCGCCCTCCGACGCCCTGTCCTGATCGTCTCGTCGGACGGCTTCAACGCGAGCCGCATCGCCACGGTCGTCGTCGCGGCACTGACCTCCCACCTCCGGCTCGCCTCGATGCCGGGCAACGTCTTCGTCAGCAGAGCCGCGACCGGGCTCCCCAAGGACTCCGTCGTCAACGTCTCCCAGCTCGCCACTCTCGACAAGAGCGATGTCGGCGAGCGTGCAGGCGCCCTGACCCCCATCCTGCTCGCGGAGGTCGACGACGGGATCCGCCTGCTGCTAGGCGTCTGA